TCATTTGGAGACGAGCGGTTTCTTCCCAAATGGCTGATGCAAAAATTCTGCGAACGAAGATCACGGTAAAAGTTGGGGAAGGCCTGCCCGGCCAGGGGAAAATCCCGGATTTTGCAACAAACGGAAGCCGAGTGCTCTCTCCTGGATGGCTTCTCGCTGATCCAGCTGCCCGAGGCGAGGATGTTGAAGTTCAGAAAGTAGTCGCTGGAGATGTTTTGGATTTGAAAGAGATGCATACAGAAGAGAAGCAGACGGAACCTCCTCCACGATATTCAGAAGCGGGGCTTGTGAAAGAGCTCGAAAAACGAGGCATCGGACGACCTTCGACTTATGCTGCAATTATTAAGACCCTCGAAGATCGCGGATATGTGGAAAAAATTCAAAAAGCACTTTGCCCTACGGATACGGGAGACGTGGTTTCAAGTTTCCTTGAAGAGAATTTTAAAGACTACATAAGCGACACCTTCACCGCAGAAATGGAAGACAAGCTCGACCTTATCGCAGAAGGAAAAACCACTTATCTGAAAACGCTCACTGATTTCTACAAGCCATTTCTGAAAGAACTGAAATCAAAAGATAAGCTCGATAAGGTAACAAATCTCGGCGATGCGCCGGCAGAATTTAAATGTCCAAAATGCGGAGCGCCGATGGTGATCAAACTTTCCAAAACTGGAAAGTTTATGAGCTGTTCAAAATTCCCAGACTGTCTCGGCGCTCGAAATATGGAAGGAAAAGAACTTGAGGGACCGAAAGAAACCGGAGAAATTTGTCCAGACTGCGGAGGAAAACTTGTGCTTCGAGAAGGGCGCTTCGGACAATTTATTTCCTGTGCAAACTATCCGAAATGTAAATATATTAAAAAAGACGCAGAGTTGGAGCGCAAAAATTCAACGGGCGTGCAATGTCCGCTCTGCAAAGAAGGAATGATGACAGAAAGAAAAGGACGATTCGGACTCTTCTACAGCTGTTCAAATTATCCAAAGTGCAAACACATCATCAAATCAAAACCTACTGGCAACATTTGTCCAATGTGCCAAAGCTTGATGATGGCGGGGACAAAAACTATTCCGGAACGATGTAGTAGCAAGTCTTGCCCAAATCATAACCCGCACAAACTCAATAAGTAATCTTAAAGCATGTAGCCAATGCTACTTGCGCAGCTAGTTTTTGTCGGGCGCAGGTATAATTTTTTAGTAGAAAAATTACCGAGCCGGGGTCGCGGAAATTTGTGAGCGACGGCGAACAAATTATCTGTGACCAAAAACCATACCTGACCAATCCCCCCAAAACAGCCTTAAAAGGCTGTTTTTTGGCTTATTAGACTTTTTCCTACCAAAAAGTACAATGAGGACATGCCCCAAGTGAACGAAATTCTCGATCTCATGGACTCCCCCACAAAGGAGGATATTGAACTTATCGTCAAAGCCTACAATTTCGCTGAAAATGCACACCGGGACCAGAAACGCTACACAGGCGAACCCTACTTCGGTCACCTTGTAGAAACAGCAAAAAATCTTGCGAACATCGGCATGGGTTCGACTACAATTGCCGCCGGACTTCTCCACGATTCAATCGAGGATGTAAATGTAAAAGCTGAAGAAGTTGAGAAAGAATTCGGAAAAGAAGTTCTCTTTCTTGTGGAAGGCGTGACCAAGCTCGGACACCTCCGCTATTTAGGAAACGAACGGCACGTGGAATCCTTGCGAAAACTTTTTATCGCCATCTCCGAGGACGTCCGCGTACTCATCATTAAGCTCGCTGATCGTCTTCACAATATGCGCACCCTCCAGCACGTTCCAAAACACAAACAGAAACGAATCGCCCAAGAGACTCTCGAAATTTACGCTCCGCTCGCCTACCGAATCGGAATCCGAACATACAAGCGAGAACTCGAAGATTTGGCTTTCTCTTTCATCAATCCCGAAGAATTCGAGAAAACGAAAAAAATGATGAAGCAGAAAGGAAAAGAAATTTCCGAATCGCTCCAGAAATTCAGCAAATCAATGCGAAAAGAATTCGGAAGAGAAGGAATGACGGTTATTAAGACCGATTCCCGGGTGAAAAATATGTATAGCCTCTACCAAAAGCTTCTCCGGAAAGATTGGGATATCGATAAGATCTACGACCTCGAAGCCTTGCGAGTCATCGTGCCGACCGTTTCCGATTGTTATAAAGTGTTGGGCATCGTTCACAGCATCTGGAGACCGCTTCCAGGGCGAATCAAAGATTATAT
This DNA window, taken from Candidatus Paceibacterota bacterium, encodes the following:
- the topA gene encoding type I DNA topoisomerase, which translates into the protein MKLFIVESPAKAKTIGKYLGDGYTVKASVGHVRDLPKSNKKAVDIEGGFVPHYEISKGKEKIVEELKSLAKKATEVILATDPDREGEAIAWHIVEATGLKKGKTKRVVYHEITEDAIKDAIAHPRDIDENLKEAQEARRVLDRLVGYDLSGIIWKKVRYGLSAGRVQSPALRIIMEREREIRAFKSHTFWIITADTETAKKDKLPLTCVEEPTAKKEVDRILEVGKKEKWVVESVAETEAKRSPRAPFITSTLQQSASSRLGFSPSRTMQVAQRLYEAGHITYMRTDSTNLSQTALDGIQKEITKKWGKELFVPHTYSKKSKNAQEAHEAIRPSHFEKESAGLNDEQQKLYRLIWRRAVSSQMADAKILRTKITVKVGEGLPGQGKIPDFATNGSRVLSPGWLLADPAARGEDVEVQKVVAGDVLDLKEMHTEEKQTEPPPRYSEAGLVKELEKRGIGRPSTYAAIIKTLEDRGYVEKIQKALCPTDTGDVVSSFLEENFKDYISDTFTAEMEDKLDLIAEGKTTYLKTLTDFYKPFLKELKSKDKLDKVTNLGDAPAEFKCPKCGAPMVIKLSKTGKFMSCSKFPDCLGARNMEGKELEGPKETGEICPDCGGKLVLREGRFGQFISCANYPKCKYIKKDAELERKNSTGVQCPLCKEGMMTERKGRFGLFYSCSNYPKCKHIIKSKPTGNICPMCQSLMMAGTKTIPERCSSKSCPNHNPHKLNK
- a CDS encoding HD domain-containing protein; the protein is MPQVNEILDLMDSPTKEDIELIVKAYNFAENAHRDQKRYTGEPYFGHLVETAKNLANIGMGSTTIAAGLLHDSIEDVNVKAEEVEKEFGKEVLFLVEGVTKLGHLRYLGNERHVESLRKLFIAISEDVRVLIIKLADRLHNMRTLQHVPKHKQKRIAQETLEIYAPLAYRIGIRTYKRELEDLAFSFINPEEFEKTKKMMKQKGKEISESLQKFSKSMRKEFGREGMTVIKTDSRVKNMYSLYQKLLRKDWDIDKIYDLEALRVIVPTVSDCYKVLGIVHSIWRPLPGRIKDYIAFPKPNGYQGLHTTIFTGNGTIVEIQIRTEEMHERAEYGIASHIAFKEKQNKKEPTGYFVWLKNLLPGGWGGNGNGTANGIGNANEAEKKSTKKSDIPTWIRELAEVQAGALKRDQFMEDLKSDFVRDRVFVFTPKGDVVDLPIDSCPIDFAYAIHSDIGDHIFGAQVNGKHSPLSQPLRNGDIVEIQTRKSSKPSGKWLDIVKTSMAKKHIRAVLEKQVKVRQ